The stretch of DNA tttcctctttatgttaatgactatgtggcattattttgattgatgcggtataacaatgtgaatctaggacttgcatttagtttatatgtcataatagttggtagaatcatttgtattaggatgtttatatgttagttgcatcatggcatattgtttgcatgttagaaaattttgcgaaaccgtctacttgggaaacttgacaagtgtatataggccctagtagatgatttttcttcttaaaaatttgcttgttagaatacttgtaaaacaccctaggatgtgtcatgctagtatcctttgacccatggcttaaggcctagtcaagagtaccttgtggtgtgataactccttggctaccgtttattctaaggtgacccttgaaaccatgcatcattcatccatgttctaccacatttttgtcatcaaagggaatgggcacaaaaagaaatcaatttgagttcaatgaaataaaaagtgaaagaaagtttgcaaaatgcatcaaatgaaaagaggagcaaaaatagactcctaaagcttcaaatataaggcaccctcactacatatggggtgactttgaaaatcatcaaaaagaaaatgcaaaaagttgaaaagttatcaagtattgaattgccaaatatcaaaagaaatggcaagaaagtgttctcaaatgttatatgccacaagaaattggggggaaaaacatcaacaaagcaaactcccaaagtgaaactcaaatactatcaatccctttatccatcgtatccatttttgtgcatggtagagaggggacgacccttcttcttgtctaggcaagaggggggattccgcgatcctctagtgtttctaacaccataaggagtctattcttgacaaaagcatttaacgattgaggacaaaggtaccctagcttgacacaacttggaggtgatttgttggtatccttctaggcttagtagtttgaataaattgcatctatgaaggagtgtgtacccatgaattgcttcccttgtagataatttccgccacttagatgaggaaagtggctattcttttgtagatgcatcctttatttgactttgtgtgcttaatgtttggatgtgtcgccattttggcaagacccaccttgccttgcaagaaggcatcctacctcatggttgtcttgttgtgagttgaaggggcggagtgagacccgctaattgtctcatatcggctatgctattaggttaatttaaataatggtcctagtatttgtcacctctttactcgggacgagcaaaggttcggtttggggatatttgatgtgaccataattagagcatatttagtcctcgaattagccttgttcccatgctttttagtgcatatttgggtcatttactgtctttagtcctttgttttgcatattctttgaggttttgtgtccttggtaggaaaggagtgcaaaccttgcattttcatggcaaaatgaagctaaattgattgacttcaatgaccaagcatcaaagagaagataagattagaaggcctttgtacatactatagtagatgggcaatgatgagaaaagatccttgcatccccgaggaaatcctcaaggattttatgaagaaaaaggaagaaaagaagaaggaacgaagctgtaacacaatccgggcggattgtccacaagacgcccgtccagcacccataatccgagcgtcttcctccacaagacgcccgtccaaaacgcccagaatccgcccgtctttcccttctggacgcccgtccagaatcacccaaatccgcccgtcccgtgccatgGATGCCCGGATTCCCTAACAacctatttcgtcttctacaagcttcaaggaaggatgcgcatctttttctaagaccggcgaaaaggagaccggagtctccctagagaccggcgattcctcaaggacttaatcgtcatttaagcccttagtaaaccctaatttatgtaactaatccccactataaataccccattagtctaattagaagagaatgttcttcttagcaatctttagtatagttaatatcaatcaaatctctctttaatcttgtaatcaacatttaattaagttttaatacaagtttcatttccttaatctctctcttgttcatcctttgttttgggtaattgaagactatttgggttattattgggagattgacaaccttccaatctatcatcaagtacttctattattctttgctttattattggaatcattagtaggtataattctcttaatccctttttaattattgttaattatcttcatttattcatcatgtttcactttgttggtatgattgacatcCTTGCTAGCAttttcaacatgataatgagtgagtagtttccttagctagggttaatgggtaattaggggaaaacaacattgggaatgattcatgcttaatttaatatattttcatagtttatttgcttgcttgttgtgatctcaacttatgcacatgttatgtttgatgaaatgcgagcctatgaatcattGCATTTTTTACCATTCACCtatctttttaatgagacttgtaagacataaaccaactcgagtctcattagaccatgcatatagttgagtagggaagattaagtcgacttgtaggtgttgtacaatctaatcgattcggctccgggacccaaactttcctaggattgtaagatataaacaacctcgatccatcacaacaataattgcttgcttataatttgagaatatgtttgtatgatcaactcccatgaatcccctatgacctcatgacaccctagtgctttttatcaagtgtttacatcccttttaattcatcttgcttgtttactttcattgctatttagtttagtgatcttctacttcaaaccccaattgtgacacccttagacaccactagttgcaatagaaaatctcatctcaattcccgtcccttgggatccgacctttacttgcctctttactaattgtagagttatttgtgaagttataaattgtgttttggtctaggtgctccaaacgacaagtactgaaatcTAAACCCCTCATAAGGGAACACGACCAGATATCATCAGGTTAGGATAAGAGAAGGTGATGAATGGAAAACAGCTTTCAAAACCAAACATGGACTGTATGAATGGCTTGTTATGCCATATGGGTAATCTAATGCCCCAAGCACTTTCATGAGGCTAATGACTGAAGTTCGGAGGCCTTACCTTGGAAAATTTGTTGtggtatactttgatgacatactcaTCTACAGCAGTAGTCCATCTGAACATCTATCACATTTGGAAGCAGTTTTTAAAATACTCAGGAAGCAGAAGTTATATGGGAAGCTTGAGAAATGTACCATTGTGGTGAATGAGGTAGCATTTCTGGGATATATTATATCAGGAAGAGGGATATCAGTTGATCAGGAGAAGATTAAGGATATGCATACATGGCCAGTCCCACAAACAATCACAGAAGTAAGAGGATTCCATGGTCTGGCATCTTTCTACAGGAGATTCATCAAGAATTTTAGTATAGTTGTTGCACTAATCACTGAGTGCATGAAGAAGGGAGATTTCCAATGGACTGAAGCTGCTCAGCAGTCCTTTGAGACAATCAAGAAGTTTATGTGTGAGACCTTCATTCTAAAGCTTCCTGATTTTGATCAATTGTTGAGCtagagtgtgatgctagtggagTTGGAATAGGAGCTGTCCTAATCCAGGGTCAAAAGCCAATGCCTTACTTCAATGAGAACCTGAATGGAGCAAAGTTGAGGTACTCCACTTATGATATAGAGTTCTATGCCATCATCAGAGCCCTTACACATTGGGGTCATTACCTAAAATCCAAGCTATTTGTGTTGCACTCAGATCATGAGGATCTGAAATACATAAATGGTCAACACACGCTGAGCTATAGGAATGCTAAATGGGTGGAATTCTTTCAAGGTTTCACATTTTCAAGCAAATACAAAGAAGGAAAGCAAAATGTGGTAGCTGACGCCCTTTCTAGAAGACAATCTCTGCTGACTGTCATGAGTAACAAGGTACTTGGGTTTGAGTTCATGAAGGAGATGTATAAGGAGGATCCTTATTTCTCCAAGGAGTGGATTACTCACACAAAAGGAGGACCAACTCAGGGAAAAAAGTATATGCTGCAAGGAGATTTTCTGTTTTATGGTAACAAGTTGTGTGTGCCAAAGGGATCCTACAGGGATTTGGTAATCAGAGAAGTCCATTCAGGAGGACTAGGGGGACATTTTGGGGTCCAGAAAACACTGGAGATCTTACAGGACCAGTTTTACTGGCCCAAGATGATAGGTGATGTTTAGGCAATCCTTAGATTGTGCTCAACATGCCAGAAAGCCAAGAGATCCTTCCAAGCAGGACCCTACACTCCACTGCATGTCCCTGATAAACATTGGTAAGATGTGAGCCTTAATTTCATTGTGGCTCTGCCTAGGACACATAGAGGACATGActcaatcatggtggttgtggataggtTCAGTAAGATGGCTCACTTCATAGCCTGCAAAAAAACTGAGGATGCTGCCAGTGTTGTAGAGCTATATCTCAAAGAAATTGTGAGACTCCATGGGATTCCTAAGACAATTGTATCAAACATGGATACCAAGTTCACGAGTTACTTGTGGAAAACCCTATGGAAGCTGCTAAAGACAAAGCTCTTATTCAGTACCTCCCACCACCCATagacagatggccaaactgaggtcactaacAAAACTTCGGGGAGGATTCTAAGGTGTTTGGTTAACAAGACTGAGAAGGATTGGGATTTAAAGCTAGCTGCAGATTTATTTGCATTCAACAGAGCACCATCTACTGCTACTAGTCACAGTCCTTTTAAGGTATTTTATGGCGTTAATAGACTCATGCCCTTAGACTTGTCCTCTGTCGCAAGGGAAGAGTTTAATCATGATGCCAAGAGAACAACTAAACAACTACTGAAGCTGCATAAGAATGTTAAAAAACAAATTGAGAAGTCAAATGAACTATACAAGAAGCAGTCTAAGAAGCCTAGAAAAAAGAAGAAATTTGAGGAGGGAGATTTTATCTGGTTACACCTGAGGAAAGAAAGGTTCCCATCAAGAAGAAAGAACAAGCTCATGTCTAGGGCAGATAAGCAATTTAAGATCTTATAAAGGATTGGTCCAAATGCTTACAAGGTAGACCTACCAAGTGATTATGGTGTCCATGGAACCTTCAATGTGGGGGATCTAAGCCCTTACTATGGAAGTTATGAAGGAGAGGAGGACACATGCTTGAGGTCAAGCCCTTTTCAGGAAGGAGGGGTTGCAGCAGAAGCTGTTAACCAGGCTAGCAATCTTTCAGAGGAGGCCCAAGGACAAATCAAGAGCACCCTAATTTTGCCAGGGGTACCAGGCACAAATCTTGCCACAGTAAACCAGAATCAGGCTAACAACAATGATCGGGCAAGGTCTACTGTCAGTCTAAGTTCAGCAGCccataagaaaaaaaaattcaggctaaccaccagctgccaccttggccagctgaGTCCTTGTACAACTTATTTTAAATAAACCCTAAGGAGCCAGACTTAATTTCCTTTGCATTGCAGAAAAATCAGACTGAGAAGCAAGTTGTAGGAAGGGTAAAATGGATAAAGCAGAATTACCATTTTTGGCCAAAGTGGGAAAAACTCTCAACAAAGAAAACCTTGGCTTATTTCAGCATTCACAGATAAAGCCTTGAGCCCCAGAAAATGCCTGGACCAAGGCTATTTGACCTTCAACAACCAGCCAAGGAAATACAGCAGTGAAGAGGACAACCTGTCACTATCAGCCTGCAACTCTTTTGTTCTATTCAGTTTGCCTTAATTTCCTTTTGTATCCATTTTAATATATTTTCAATGTTCTTGTTTTTTTCCTTAGACTAATCTTGGCCCTTAGATGGAGTTATCTAGTGTTTTACATGTACTGAAAACTTCAcaggaaggcctatataaggaccattcCTCAATCTATTTTActcagactttgattaatgaaaaaaaccttgagatttctctgaaaaatttgcaaatcttataactttgctgagtcttagtTATAATTTAGACTTAATAATACCTTGTTCTTGCTTAGGTGTTGATTAAGGATATGTGGTGTTACTTAGAACAGGTATGTGCTTGCTTGAACTATTTTAAGTGCATTGTCTAATTGAGTTTGAATTGATTATGTGCTTGCTTGAACAATTCAGTCTTAAATCACCCCCAAATTATTAAGTTAACCTTCTGTGCTTTCTTCAGGGTAAATTTGATAAATATATCCAGGTTTCTAAGTCACAAAAGAGTCATACAAACCCAACTGTGAAAACTGTCTAAGAAAGTCACTTGTATCAGTCTGGTTTtctatttattaaaaatacttagaatGTGTGTAAAATTCTGAGATTTGGCACAGTTTAAGTTTATCATCTTAACTGAATTGTCACCAATTTCCATAATTTTTCAAGTCCATTTACTATTTTTACAAAATTCTTCAAGTTAATTGCATTCCCAGAGAATTGATCTTTTGTCTATTTCAGGGTTTGTTCAAGTTTTGTCTGTCCCCATAGTTTACACTGCAGAACTCCCTCGTGTGTTTAAGCGCTTGATCTACTCATCATAAACTCAATCCCAACATATCATGGATAAAACTTGCTCAAATACCAACATGTTATCCCAATCGACGTATACATAAATATGATGATGcaagacacacaaatatgcacacaaaatattgaaatcgagtaggataaacctatctgttttgtatggattttgcgcgaGGCAAAATCGGGTCagggtaggtctaggcagggttaactagctcgaattaATCCGTGAGTTAGTATGACAGGGTATAAAACTAGAAGTATAAAGTACGGTAAACGAATAacaataagacaaagaattttgtacgtggaaaactctTAAATGGGAAAATactacgggcaccaagccaggagaggattttacAATAATATTGGATAATTTGCACAGATATCTATAATTCAGGTCGTATTTTAGTATTGCTAGTATGTTGCTAGGAAATTATCTTGTGTGATGATGTCTTGTGAAAATGATCTTAGTGCTTTTTATATAGACAAATGCTGATTGGCTGCTAAATCTTCTTCCATTAAAGCTGAATATCCTGTCTTAATTACCCGAAATAATGCTCATTATTTTGCCCTTAATTGTCGTCTTTAATTGCCGAATCTTTCCAATTAATGCTCTAATTATCGCGCATATATTCTTCTATAATATGACTTCCCGGTCAAATATCGTCCTGaaattttgaccgttgtcctctccatggcctgggcCTATCTTCGTGTGTTCTGGTAGCTTGACATCCTGACAGTCATGTCGAGGTGAGATATTGTTCAGGGATATCTGCGAATTtccaggcccaacaattgccccttatctcgtTATTTtcgctgggtcaggccagaaataaggagataacttctAACTGTGGAAAACTGCTCAACGGTTGGATTATGGCTGATTGGCTTCTGTAACAGCTAGTTGGCGGTTTGATGACGCGTGTTGCATTTACTGCGACTTCCTTAATAATTATCTTTGCaagttgcggttgaaaccctaatttcaccgAGTATAAATACTCTTTTACTTCATTGAATTGATCTTCTCCAAAATCTACTCCCTTCTAATTTAATCTTCTTCTTCAAGTTCTCTTAATTCTTCGAGTTAATTTTTAATAattcttcaataatcttccaataatggccgcaaaaaaaaaaaatcttccaGGGGAGTGATGTCTCCTGGAACTCCATTCGTTCAGAACCCTGAAGAAACCACCTCTAAAAATCTTCCTTCATCTTTTGCTGCTCAACCTCCTGAGGTTGAAAAACCGATTTATTCTCCTCTCGAGATGATTTCAATTTTCCATGGTGAATTTGAATTCAAACCCACAAAAGCTCTGAAAGATGACCAGTCTCTTTCAAATCGTCTGAAACCTGAATTTGAAAAGGtgttgaaggataagggaattATTCTTGCCGATTCTGAAGTCTGGATCCTTGAAAACTCTCCTGtcagggctgactgggcatgtcctggttggttctatattcatgactgggccttcagggctagttgcaagcttcctttttctccacTTATGGTGGACGTTATTAAAGAAATTGGTGTGCCTTCTTACCAAttgatgcctatggtgtggaaggtaGTCTGCTCTGTCGAGTATCTCTGCAAAAAAACATAATACTCTTTTTCCCTTGAAGACTTGAAAGCCTGCTACGCTGTCAAGACCAATAGTCCTGGCCGCATAAGTTTCAAAGTCAGgccttctactactcctcttcttAGCAATATGGATAGCGGCCATGACCAGaactgggctgctgggtacatgtttatcaggaccaattATGTGGGCCCTGATCTGGTGTATTTGAATTATGATGCTTGTGTTGCTGGTAAGTACCCTGGATTTTCCTTTTATCCTGCATGTTTAttcgttattttttttttaaataattaaattaaattgaattatACCTTCTTTGTgcgcagttgatgattgggttactgaaattGAGTAACCTACTGCAAATAtttctgctttttttttttgctattcCTCAGTTGGATAGGGCTTGGCCTATTTGTTGTGGAGCTGGCCATCTTCCTCGTTGCCTAAAAACTGAAGGTGTTACTAGGGTGACAAAACCTTCAAAGGTTGTCAGTGCTtctacttcaggcagtaagtttatttttctttttttctttttactttGGCTCTTTCATGATGGCTTGTTTTTATTGCTAATGTAGTGTCTCGTGCTATAGCCACCAGGTCATCCGCTcaccttgccaggtttggtatggctgatctttcagccaggctggcaaagatcaaggaggaaggctcccagggaggcggtgatgctgagcctgttattgaTTTAACCGAGTTGCCTGATGCTTCCAAGGTTTCTACTGCTCCTGCTACctctgctgaaacaagttcagcagctcAGAAGAGAAGAATCGAGGAGGTCAATTTGTCTGCCCTAGTCAGGGAAGTACGAGCAAGGGTAGATAATGTGGAGGCTGCCAAGGTGAAGATCAGGGACTATGCTGCTTCCAAGTCAGATGTTATGCTCACCCTTGATCCTATTGAGACTGCTACTTAGGCAGTTACTTCAGTAGATCACTCTGTCAGCCTTTTGGCAAGTGCCTTGGTTGCTGTACGGGAGGTatgctatttttattattatgcaTATTTCGTAATATGTGTATTTTATTTAGAGGTTTTTATTATTATGACATAATATTTATACTATTCTTGTTTTTGTTCAGGGTGTTGCAGCCTGTATCCACAACgcttatcaggctacttctctggtagccaggattgatcttatgagatctgattatgataagctgaagtctgaACTGGATTTTGCTCGGGCTGACCTGGCTGCAAAGACTGCAGATTTGGCGaaggtgcaggctgagagggatgctgccaAGGCTGAGGCAGGTTCAAGCAAACAACTTCTGCAGAAGGTGCTGGACATAAACGAGGAACTTACCCtggagagggatgatttggagttcAAGCTTGATGATGCCTCCCTATACTTTTATATCAAGGGGAAAGtggctgctatgtcggagcctgtggaggccagggcaaattggaaccctgaagctgagatggccttcgctgcttctaagtatcctgacctgcataacatgggcaatgaacaggaggtcgattctccaagggagcaggatgttgatggtGAGGCTGATCAGGCCAAGAGTGGAAGTGCTGACGCTGTCTCCAAAGGGGAGTagtaattttaaaatttctttgatggtattggcccatctaggggggatgtccctggacaaagaattttattttctttgtttctgCGTTGGTAAGACAAGTTATCCCTGGCCTTAATGagtattttggtgcctttgccccaaggggtaagggctttat from Silene latifolia isolate original U9 population chromosome 10, ASM4854445v1, whole genome shotgun sequence encodes:
- the LOC141607806 gene encoding putative mitochondrial protein AtMg00860, yielding MTEVRRPYLGKFVVVYFDDILIYSSSPSEHLSHLEAVFKILRKQKLYGKLEKCTIVVNEVAFLGYIISGRGISVDQEKIKDMHTWPVPQTITEVRGFHGLASFYRRFIKNFSIVVALITECMKKGDFQWTEAAQQSFETIKKFMCETFILKLPDFDQLLS